Proteins encoded by one window of bacterium:
- a CDS encoding SDR family oxidoreductase — MPSGSQVVVVTGAGRGIGAAVARLAGARGYAVAVNYVRDGGSALDVVRDIERAEGRARAFKGDVSKEEDVVALFEEAARVLGSVTALVNNAGVSGRPGRLDALTGSELSRVLGINVTGTILCAREAVRRMSRRHGGQGGVIVNLSSAAARLGGAGEWVHYAATKGAVESFTIGLAREVGAEGIRVNAVRPGLIETEMHATAGEPGRAARLAPTVPIGRAGTAGEVAEAILWLLSPAASYTTGAILDVGGGR, encoded by the coding sequence ATGCCTAGCGGCAGCCAGGTTGTGGTGGTGACGGGTGCCGGCCGTGGAATCGGGGCCGCGGTGGCACGGCTCGCAGGCGCCCGCGGCTACGCGGTCGCCGTCAACTATGTCCGGGACGGCGGGAGCGCGCTCGACGTGGTCCGAGACATCGAGCGCGCGGAAGGGCGGGCCCGTGCGTTCAAGGGCGACGTCTCCAAAGAAGAGGACGTGGTGGCGTTGTTCGAGGAAGCGGCGCGCGTATTGGGCTCGGTGACCGCGCTCGTGAACAACGCGGGTGTGTCGGGCCGGCCGGGGCGGCTGGACGCCCTCACGGGGAGCGAACTGTCGCGCGTGCTCGGCATCAACGTGACCGGGACCATCCTGTGCGCGCGCGAAGCGGTACGCCGGATGTCCCGACGCCACGGCGGACAGGGCGGTGTCATTGTCAATCTTTCGTCCGCGGCCGCGCGCCTGGGCGGCGCCGGCGAATGGGTGCACTATGCCGCGACCAAGGGGGCCGTCGAGAGCTTCACGATCGGCCTGGCACGTGAGGTTGGCGCGGAGGGGATCCGCGTAAACGCGGTTCGGCCCGGGCTGATCGAGACCGAGATGCATGCGACGGCCGGCGAGCCGGGCCGGGCGGCGCGCCTCGCCCCGACGGTCCCTATCGGGCGGGCGGGAACGGCCGGAGAGGTTGCGGAAGCGATCCTCTGGCT